The Lycium barbarum isolate Lr01 chromosome 10, ASM1917538v2, whole genome shotgun sequence genome includes a region encoding these proteins:
- the LOC132614953 gene encoding inositol monophosphatase 1 isoform X1: protein MAQHGSLEEFLAVAIDAAKRAGEIIRKGFYETKHVVHKGEVDLVTETDKACEDLIFNHLKQHFPTHKFIGEETSAATGDFELTDEPTWIVDPVDGTTNFVHGFPSVCVSIGLTIEKIPTIGVVYDPIIDELFTGIDGKGAFLNGKPIKVSSQSELMKSLLGTEVVPTRDNLTIEATTRRINNLLFKVRSLRMCGSCALDLCWVACGRLELFYLTGFGGPWDVAGGAIILKEAGGVLFDPSGSEFDITAQRVAATNPHLKDAFIEALQQSV, encoded by the exons GTTCACTAGAAGAATTCTTGGCTGTTGCTATTGATGCAGCTAAAAGAGCTGGAGAG ATAATCCGCAAAGGATTTTATGAGACTAAGCATGTGGTGCACAAAGGAGAG GTGGATTTGGTCACAGAGACTGACAAGGCATGTGAAGATCTCATATTCAATCATCTCAAGCAACATTTTCCAACTCACAAG TTCATAGGTGAAGAGACTTCTGCTGCTACTGGAGATTTTGAGCTAACTGATGAACCAACTTGGATAGTTGATCCGGTTGATGGAACAACTAATTTTGTGCACGG GTTTCCTTCTGTCTGTGTCTCAATTGGTCTCACAATCGAGAAGATTCCAACAATTGGTGTCGTTTATGACCCAATTATCGATGAG CTTTTCACTGGAATTGACGGGAAAGGTGCGTTTCTCAACGGGAAGCCTATCAAAG TATCTTCACAATCCGAACTCATGAAGTCCCTCCTTGGCACTGAG GTTGTACCTACACGGGATAACTTAACTATAGAAGCTACAACGAGGCGAATCAACAACCTGCTTTTCAAG GTCAGATCACTCCGAATGTGCGGTTCGTGTGCACTCGATCTCTGTTGGGTGGCGTGTGGAAGGCTTGAACTCTTCTATTTAACTGGATTTGGAGGCCCTTG GGATGTGGCTGGTGGCGCCATAATACTGAAGGAAGCTGGAGGCGTCCTATTTGATCC ATCCGGTTCAGAATTTGACATTACAGCCCAACGGGTAGCTGCAACGAACCCTCATCTCAAGGATGCATTTATCGAGGCCTTGCAGCAATCAGTATAA
- the LOC132614953 gene encoding inositol monophosphatase 1 isoform X2 — protein sequence MAQHGSLEEFLAVAIDAAKRAGEIIRKGFYETKHVVHKGEVDLVTETDKACEDLIFNHLKQHFPTHKFIGEETSAATGDFELTDEPTWIVDPVDGTTNFVHGFPSVCVSIGLTIEKIPTIGVVYDPIIDELFTGIDGKGAFLNGKPIKVSSQSELMKSLLGTEVVPTRDNLTIEATTRRINNLLFKVRSLRMCGSCALDLCWVACGRLELFYLTGFGGP from the exons GTTCACTAGAAGAATTCTTGGCTGTTGCTATTGATGCAGCTAAAAGAGCTGGAGAG ATAATCCGCAAAGGATTTTATGAGACTAAGCATGTGGTGCACAAAGGAGAG GTGGATTTGGTCACAGAGACTGACAAGGCATGTGAAGATCTCATATTCAATCATCTCAAGCAACATTTTCCAACTCACAAG TTCATAGGTGAAGAGACTTCTGCTGCTACTGGAGATTTTGAGCTAACTGATGAACCAACTTGGATAGTTGATCCGGTTGATGGAACAACTAATTTTGTGCACGG GTTTCCTTCTGTCTGTGTCTCAATTGGTCTCACAATCGAGAAGATTCCAACAATTGGTGTCGTTTATGACCCAATTATCGATGAG CTTTTCACTGGAATTGACGGGAAAGGTGCGTTTCTCAACGGGAAGCCTATCAAAG TATCTTCACAATCCGAACTCATGAAGTCCCTCCTTGGCACTGAG GTTGTACCTACACGGGATAACTTAACTATAGAAGCTACAACGAGGCGAATCAACAACCTGCTTTTCAAG GTCAGATCACTCCGAATGTGCGGTTCGTGTGCACTCGATCTCTGTTGGGTGGCGTGTGGAAGGCTTGAACTCTTCTATTTAACTGGATTTGGAGGCCCTTG A